A window of Penaeus monodon isolate SGIC_2016 chromosome 40, NSTDA_Pmon_1, whole genome shotgun sequence contains these coding sequences:
- the LOC119598017 gene encoding serine/threonine/tyrosine-protein kinase HT1-like, which yields MQDKGVVHNDLKGNNVMLDDHQEVHLNDFGVATWKGCVVGCYKASGKWLAPEVLQNEPSTFASDVYSVGMILKDIYEVMCFTSDKFSAFVSGATNQSPEQRPSIQKLASLLQDLKEQS from the coding sequence ATGCAGGACAAGGGCGTCGTGCACAACGACCTCAAGGGAAACAACGTCATGCTCGACGACCACCAAGAGGTCCACCTCAATGACTTCGGCGTCGCTACGTGGAAGGGCTGTGTCGTCGGCTGCTACAAAGCGAGCGGCAAGTGGCTCGCCCCGGAGGTCCTCCAGAATGAACCCAGCACCTTCGCCTCCGACGTGTACTCCGTCGGGATGATCCTCAAGGACATCTACGAGGTGATGTGCTTCACCTCGGACAAGTTCAGCGCCTTCGTCAGCGGCGCGACCAACCAATCGCCCGAGCAGCGGCCGAGCATCCAGAAACTCGCGTCGCTCCTGCAGGATCTCAAGGAGCAGTCCTGA